The following coding sequences lie in one Polyodon spathula isolate WHYD16114869_AA chromosome 37, ASM1765450v1, whole genome shotgun sequence genomic window:
- the LOC121304176 gene encoding L-selectin-like: SESCTDASCTKYYFETTSMNWSTAQTHCREKYTDLATVNSQEEVMHLLKIINTSSSNIWIGMYRDVKENWQWSSGDDVTYNMRPVKSFCARLDPDGRWTDSVCHATNHFMCYNGTSERYILIEELKTWTEAQQYCREHHTDLVSVKNADENIQIKEKAKGAAVWIGLFNNPWKWSDGGDYHTFLNWSEKQPDNYGSKEKCVMIKNQSNTPELSDAHAAKSTHLFAMTIPPPQTHLLHQPLKTR, from the exons TCAGAATCCTGTACAGACGCTTCCTGCACTAAATACTACTTTGAGACAACGTCTATGAACTGGTCTACAGCTcagacacactgcagagagaaatACACAGACCTGGCCACTGTCAACAGCCAAGAGGAAGTAATGCACCtcttaaaaattataaatactaGTAGTTCCAATATCTGGATCGGGATGTACCGTGATGTCAAGGAGAACTGGCAGTGGTCCAGTGGAGATGATGTCACCTACAACATGAGACCTGTCAAAAGCTTCTGTGCTAGACTCGATCCAGATGGACGATGGACCGATTCTGTCTGCCATGCTACAAACCATTTCATGTGttataatg GAACCAGCGAGAGATATATCCTCATTGAAGAACTGAAAACCTGGACTGAAGCTCAGCAGTACTGTAGAGAACACCACACTGATCTAGTCAGTGTAAAGAATGCAGatgaaaatattcaaataaaggAGAAAGCAAAGGGAGCTGCTGTCTGGATTGGACTGTTCAATAACCCCTGGAAGTGGTCGGATGGGGGGGATTATCACACATTTCTGAACTGGTCAGAAAAGCAACCTGACAATTATGGAAGCAAAGAGAAATGTGTGATGATTAAAAACCAAAGTAATACGCCTGAATTGAGCGACGCTCATGCAGCCAAGAGTACCCATTTATTTGCTATGACG ATACCACCCCCTCAGACCCACCTACTGCACCAGCCTCTAAAG ACAAGATGA